A genomic region of Candidatus Methylacidithermus pantelleriae contains the following coding sequences:
- the pheT gene encoding phenylalanine--tRNA ligase subunit beta, whose amino-acid sequence MRYSLRWLCRYVQLTCTPEELFNRFTETGTEVERFWRHGIEDPRIVVAEILSWDRHPNADRLRVCRVSTGAQGEHQIVCGATNFKQGDRVALALPGSRLPDGKLIEPVKIRGVSSDGMLCSQKELGISQEAEGIWILPPDWSLGTPLCQWIPADILFEIETTPNRPDLLCHEGLAREAAAIGCGEFFPVETGPLAPCDQPLDWPVKLEVPEACPYYGATLLEDVTVGPSPSWLQALLWAIGKRPINNVVDVTNFVLWELGEPLHAFDADSLDGRIIVRYGQPGESFLGLDGRLYTLDSSMLVIADGQKAHALAGILGGQESAIGPQTRRVLLESAWFEPAVIRRTARKLSLHSDAAYRFERRVDPSAVLRARDRAVLLLGEVAGARLRRSPLVVGEPPPGPGPVRLRYSKIWAFLGVSLSQEEVQAMLQRLGVRCVEEGKNFAVWLPPSWRSDLGEEVDLLEEIVRLTGTQSISGRLPSGRMAPGRVDEAFDRMERLRRALAARGWQECLCIPLLPRGEGDQHGLELANPISSQYARLRLSLKEGLVNVAALNVSRGNRVVRLFEMGRVFRRTQQGMVSEEERLGILWAGEIGEVHWAAPVREVDFYDIKGVVDWLCDRWELLPVEGPIELSEELQLQTGLEVTGYYAEFSLAKYLTSPKLRMLGSFQPLPAHPPVRRDLAILVPASVEHREVLQKLWDCACSLVERIELFDCFVDQEGVRIPAGYKSLGYRLTYRAGDRTLTDEEVNRLQSQLIDRLKQVLPCTVREGSPMRSSAG is encoded by the coding sequence GTGCGCTATTCCTTGCGGTGGCTTTGCCGGTACGTGCAACTCACTTGCACTCCGGAAGAGCTTTTCAACCGGTTTACGGAGACCGGAACTGAGGTGGAACGGTTCTGGAGGCACGGGATTGAAGACCCGAGGATTGTGGTGGCCGAGATTCTCTCCTGGGATCGTCATCCCAACGCCGATCGACTGCGGGTGTGTCGCGTTTCCACGGGTGCCCAGGGGGAGCATCAGATTGTGTGCGGTGCTACCAATTTCAAACAGGGCGATCGAGTGGCCCTGGCGCTACCGGGATCGCGCCTGCCGGACGGCAAGCTCATTGAACCGGTGAAAATCCGCGGCGTTTCCTCCGATGGAATGCTTTGCTCGCAGAAGGAACTCGGCATTTCTCAAGAGGCGGAGGGGATTTGGATCTTGCCACCCGATTGGAGCTTGGGAACACCCCTGTGCCAGTGGATTCCTGCCGATATCCTATTTGAAATCGAGACGACCCCCAACCGGCCGGATCTTTTGTGCCATGAGGGCCTAGCCCGAGAGGCAGCAGCGATTGGCTGCGGAGAGTTTTTCCCGGTCGAAACGGGCCCGTTGGCTCCCTGTGACCAGCCTTTGGATTGGCCGGTCAAACTGGAGGTTCCGGAAGCTTGTCCTTACTACGGCGCAACGCTTTTAGAAGACGTGACGGTCGGGCCCAGTCCCAGCTGGTTGCAAGCCCTGTTGTGGGCCATTGGTAAGCGACCGATTAATAACGTCGTCGATGTGACCAACTTTGTCCTGTGGGAACTTGGGGAGCCTTTGCATGCTTTTGATGCCGACTCTTTGGATGGGAGGATTATCGTCCGGTACGGGCAGCCGGGCGAGTCGTTCCTGGGTTTGGATGGCCGGTTGTATACCCTGGATTCGTCGATGTTGGTCATTGCTGATGGGCAAAAAGCCCATGCTCTTGCCGGAATTTTGGGCGGCCAAGAAAGCGCGATCGGACCCCAGACTCGCCGAGTGCTTCTAGAAAGTGCTTGGTTTGAACCGGCCGTGATTCGCCGGACCGCTCGCAAGTTATCCCTTCATTCGGATGCAGCGTACCGCTTCGAGCGCCGGGTAGACCCTTCAGCGGTCCTACGCGCCCGGGACCGGGCGGTGCTGCTTTTAGGCGAGGTTGCAGGAGCTCGTTTGCGAAGATCTCCCTTGGTCGTGGGAGAGCCCCCGCCTGGGCCCGGTCCGGTACGGTTGCGGTATTCGAAAATCTGGGCTTTTCTTGGTGTTTCCCTTTCCCAGGAGGAGGTCCAAGCCATGTTGCAACGACTCGGGGTGCGTTGTGTGGAGGAAGGCAAAAACTTTGCAGTGTGGCTTCCTCCGAGCTGGCGCAGTGATCTTGGAGAGGAGGTGGATCTTTTAGAGGAAATTGTGCGGTTGACTGGAACGCAATCGATCTCCGGGCGCTTGCCTTCTGGGAGAATGGCTCCTGGCCGGGTAGATGAAGCTTTCGACCGGATGGAACGACTTCGACGGGCCCTGGCGGCACGGGGATGGCAGGAATGCCTTTGTATTCCCCTACTCCCCCGAGGCGAGGGCGACCAGCACGGGTTGGAGCTGGCCAACCCCATAAGCTCGCAGTATGCGCGGCTGCGTCTTTCTTTGAAAGAGGGACTGGTCAACGTAGCCGCACTCAATGTGAGTCGGGGCAACCGGGTTGTGCGACTGTTCGAAATGGGACGGGTGTTCCGCCGGACCCAACAAGGCATGGTCAGCGAGGAGGAACGGCTTGGAATTTTGTGGGCAGGGGAAATTGGAGAGGTTCACTGGGCCGCTCCTGTCAGGGAGGTCGACTTTTACGATATCAAAGGGGTAGTCGATTGGTTGTGCGACCGTTGGGAACTTTTACCGGTAGAAGGTCCGATCGAGCTTTCCGAGGAGCTTCAGCTCCAGACGGGTTTGGAGGTTACGGGTTATTATGCTGAGTTTTCCCTAGCAAAATATTTAACCAGTCCAAAGTTGAGGATGCTTGGGTCTTTCCAGCCACTGCCAGCCCACCCGCCGGTTCGCCGTGATCTTGCGATCCTAGTGCCCGCCTCGGTGGAACATCGGGAGGTTTTGCAGAAACTTTGGGATTGCGCTTGTTCCCTGGTGGAACGAATCGAGCTTTTTGATTGTTTTGTCGACCAGGAGGGTGTCCGGATTCCCGCTGGTTATAAATCGCTCGGGTACCGCTTGACGTATCGAGCCGGGGATCGGACATTAACCGACGAGGAAGTGAACCGACTTCAAAGCCAGCTCATTGACAGACTGAAACAGGTGCTTCCGTGCACGGTACGGGAGGGATCACCCATGCGTAGCTCGGCCGGATGA
- the dnaJ gene encoding molecular chaperone DnaJ: MASTKRDYYEVLGVSRDASPEEIKKAYRRLAIQYHPDKNPGDKQAEERFKEIGEAYEVLSDPEKRAAYDRYGHAAFDPTMRPGAASPGFHDPFEIFREVFGGSSFGEGIFGNLFEEVFGASDRGSSHSRRGRDLYHELELSFEESVKGCEKEITLSKWDTCSQCQGEGIEPGSRLIRCPSCGGRGQLQFSRGFLVIAQTCPRCYGSGRVVERSCAACNGEGRVRRQTRVRVKVPAGVEDGTRLRLSGYGEAGIHGGPPGDLLVEIKVRHHDLFTRQGKDLVCEVPISFVQAALGGEVRVPTLDGEVTLRIPPGTQSGRVFRIKHKGVADLHGGGPGDLLVKVYIEVPTQLTPQQRALLQAFAEACDPKTHPQQESFFAKARRFFR, encoded by the coding sequence ATGGCCTCAACGAAGCGAGACTACTATGAAGTATTGGGAGTCTCCCGGGACGCGAGTCCTGAGGAAATCAAAAAGGCTTACCGTCGTCTGGCCATCCAATATCATCCGGATAAAAACCCGGGAGACAAGCAAGCAGAAGAACGCTTTAAAGAGATCGGGGAAGCGTATGAGGTTCTGAGTGATCCCGAAAAAAGGGCAGCGTACGACCGTTACGGCCATGCTGCCTTCGATCCCACGATGCGTCCCGGAGCAGCCAGTCCGGGGTTCCACGATCCGTTCGAAATCTTTCGGGAGGTTTTCGGCGGGTCATCCTTTGGGGAAGGAATTTTTGGGAATCTTTTTGAGGAGGTCTTTGGCGCAAGCGACCGAGGATCCTCGCACTCTCGCAGGGGTCGGGATCTTTATCACGAGCTAGAACTTTCCTTTGAGGAGTCGGTCAAGGGATGCGAAAAAGAAATCACTCTATCCAAATGGGATACATGCTCTCAGTGTCAGGGTGAAGGAATTGAGCCCGGCAGCCGATTGATCCGATGCCCGTCGTGTGGAGGGCGTGGTCAACTCCAATTTAGCCGCGGTTTTCTTGTGATCGCCCAGACCTGTCCCCGATGTTACGGTTCCGGGAGAGTCGTCGAGCGGTCGTGTGCGGCCTGCAATGGGGAGGGGCGGGTTCGCCGGCAAACCAGGGTTCGCGTCAAGGTCCCCGCCGGAGTAGAGGACGGAACCCGATTGCGCCTTTCGGGCTACGGAGAAGCAGGGATCCATGGTGGGCCACCTGGAGATCTTTTGGTAGAAATCAAGGTACGGCATCACGACCTTTTCACCCGACAAGGTAAAGATCTTGTCTGCGAAGTTCCCATTAGCTTTGTCCAGGCAGCTTTGGGCGGGGAAGTACGCGTTCCAACTCTTGACGGCGAAGTAACCCTTCGGATTCCCCCAGGAACTCAAAGCGGGAGGGTTTTTCGTATCAAGCACAAGGGAGTCGCGGACCTGCACGGGGGAGGGCCGGGAGATCTTTTGGTCAAAGTGTACATCGAGGTGCCCACCCAACTCACCCCACAGCAACGAGCTCTTCTTCAGGCCTTCGCCGAGGCGTGTGACCCGAAAACGCATCCGCAACAAGAATCTTTTTTCGCAAAAGCTCGCCGTTTTTTTCGTTAA
- a CDS encoding nucleotide exchange factor GrpE, with protein MKSPDASVPDSGAQATEGSNEPQYILVSRSWLEQLEKEKDQLKDRLLRALAEWDNARKRLDREREEITRYANQELFHSLLPVIDNLERAVEAAQQATSLQPVAEGLRMVWKQLQSVLEEAGLQPVEALGKPFDPFQHEALGEEIRLDHPEGTVISQLRKGYMLRGKLLRPAGVVVAKSPEEGEGSNVRKDAEG; from the coding sequence ATGAAAAGCCCAGACGCTTCCGTTCCGGATTCTGGGGCCCAAGCCACCGAAGGGTCAAACGAGCCCCAGTACATTTTGGTTTCGCGTAGCTGGCTTGAACAACTGGAAAAAGAAAAAGACCAGCTCAAAGACCGTCTGCTCCGCGCCCTGGCGGAGTGGGACAATGCCCGGAAACGACTCGACCGGGAAAGAGAGGAAATTACTCGTTACGCGAACCAGGAGCTTTTCCACAGTCTCTTACCCGTTATCGATAATCTCGAAAGGGCCGTGGAGGCAGCCCAGCAGGCTACCTCACTGCAACCTGTGGCGGAAGGGTTGAGAATGGTCTGGAAACAGTTACAGTCGGTACTGGAGGAAGCTGGGTTGCAACCGGTGGAAGCCCTGGGCAAACCTTTTGATCCTTTTCAGCATGAAGCCCTTGGCGAGGAGATCCGATTGGATCATCCCGAAGGAACTGTGATCAGCCAGTTACGAAAGGGGTACATGCTTCGGGGGAAGTTGCTCCGCCCGGCCGGGGTTGTCGTGGCCAAGTCCCCCGAAGAAGGGGAGGGTTCGAACGTTCGAAAAGACGCCGAGGGATAG
- a CDS encoding GAF domain-containing SpoIIE family protein phosphatase: MESLLSMSGWILSGLLAVALLWLGIEWNRARLSRNESVRELYRYQQTVELLVSFLEKGALGTDPEAFWEAFLDCLRRLIRAGSGAIYLLRNQQLELERMAGPFPPPISVPNEVAARIQFNLLERANYLKSSPISLDAPVCVASVARTGKPELVADTRSDPRFPSAGQGTLRTDSYLAIPLVTNGQVFGVIALAHREGGTAFSQADLARGISLAAQAALLYQLRCPATEERPDTPFEKKLPKVDLSLPETGETPQIVSPLPEVGERTELRPPSLTIGKLPAEPVTTLPSPSREPVVSDALPRVSGFEVAARTLSAGERGGDFYDFIPVSGRHWGIALGDVCGKSLPASVLMTSCRALLRARAPGVISPSDVLREINRSLFGEVPEDMFLTLLYCVIDEETGEIRLARAGHELPVWYRGSGRPAELVRIPGLALGIDSGEIFDGEVSDVAFRLAPGELLFFYTDGVYETRNAQGKEFGRENLLRLVERAAGDGPARLLEEVLREIRQFRGDLPQEDDITVVAIRRET, translated from the coding sequence ATGGAGTCGCTACTTTCCATGAGCGGATGGATTCTTTCCGGGCTTCTGGCCGTTGCGCTACTCTGGTTAGGGATTGAGTGGAACCGGGCTCGCCTCAGCCGCAATGAATCGGTGCGAGAACTCTACCGGTATCAGCAAACCGTGGAACTACTGGTTTCTTTCTTAGAAAAAGGTGCTCTCGGTACAGACCCTGAAGCGTTTTGGGAAGCCTTCCTCGATTGCTTGCGACGCTTGATTCGAGCCGGAAGCGGAGCCATTTATCTCCTGCGTAACCAACAGCTTGAGCTAGAGCGAATGGCGGGTCCTTTCCCGCCCCCGATAAGTGTGCCCAACGAGGTGGCCGCCCGGATCCAGTTTAACCTCTTGGAACGGGCCAACTATTTGAAAAGTTCCCCCATCTCACTGGACGCCCCCGTGTGTGTCGCTTCCGTTGCGCGAACGGGAAAGCCGGAACTGGTGGCAGATACCCGGTCCGATCCCCGGTTTCCGTCCGCAGGACAGGGAACATTACGGACCGATTCCTACCTGGCAATTCCTCTGGTTACTAACGGCCAGGTTTTCGGAGTGATTGCGTTAGCCCACCGAGAGGGAGGAACTGCCTTTAGCCAGGCTGATCTTGCGCGAGGCATTTCTCTGGCAGCTCAAGCTGCGCTCCTCTATCAGCTCCGGTGTCCGGCCACGGAGGAGAGGCCGGACACGCCGTTCGAGAAAAAACTTCCCAAGGTGGATCTTTCCCTGCCGGAGACGGGTGAAACTCCCCAAATCGTTTCTCCCCTTCCTGAAGTTGGGGAAAGAACGGAATTGCGTCCCCCATCCTTGACGATTGGCAAGCTTCCCGCAGAGCCGGTCACGACTCTCCCCTCCCCCTCCCGGGAACCGGTTGTTTCCGATGCTCTTCCCCGCGTTTCGGGGTTTGAAGTGGCAGCCCGAACGCTCTCTGCTGGGGAAAGAGGGGGAGATTTTTATGATTTTATTCCCGTAAGCGGTCGTCACTGGGGAATTGCCCTTGGAGATGTTTGCGGAAAAAGCCTACCGGCTTCCGTGCTCATGACGAGCTGCCGGGCACTGTTGCGCGCACGTGCTCCCGGGGTCATCTCCCCGTCGGATGTCCTGCGGGAAATCAACCGCTCCCTTTTTGGCGAGGTCCCTGAAGATATGTTCCTGACGCTGCTTTACTGTGTCATTGATGAAGAGACAGGTGAAATCCGTCTGGCGCGAGCAGGACACGAACTTCCCGTATGGTACCGGGGATCTGGTCGTCCTGCGGAGCTTGTCCGTATCCCGGGTCTAGCCTTGGGGATTGATAGCGGGGAGATCTTTGACGGAGAGGTGAGCGATGTAGCGTTTCGACTGGCACCCGGAGAGCTTCTCTTTTTCTATACGGATGGTGTCTATGAAACGCGTAACGCTCAAGGGAAAGAATTCGGTCGAGAAAATCTTCTCCGGCTGGTCGAAAGGGCGGCTGGGGATGGTCCGGCAAGGCTATTGGAGGAAGTGTTGCGAGAAATTCGTCAATTTCGCGGGGATCTCCCCCAAGAAGACGATATTACGGTAGTAGCCATCCGGAGAGAAACGTAA
- a CDS encoding STAS domain-containing protein, which translates to MKKAGIVGLRRGERLIVVVQERGCIEEACCLKELARRSQQEGVREIWIDLENCSYVDSTFLGIMVGLAMFMGKQNGTVRVVKASVRSREAMAVLGVDRLLGLCSEASGIEGEKVEIPESGPTNRQLAKALVAEAHRNLIEWDPGNAGRFQPVLELLGTPGTNMGQSS; encoded by the coding sequence GTGAAAAAAGCGGGTATTGTCGGGCTTCGAAGAGGGGAACGGCTCATTGTCGTTGTACAAGAGCGCGGATGCATCGAAGAAGCCTGTTGTCTCAAAGAGCTTGCCCGGCGATCCCAACAAGAGGGGGTCCGGGAAATCTGGATCGATTTAGAAAATTGTAGCTATGTGGACAGCACGTTTCTGGGAATCATGGTAGGCCTGGCCATGTTCATGGGGAAACAAAACGGAACGGTTCGGGTTGTGAAAGCGTCGGTTCGATCTCGCGAGGCAATGGCCGTCCTGGGTGTGGACCGCCTTCTGGGACTATGTTCGGAGGCTTCCGGGATAGAGGGGGAGAAAGTCGAAATCCCTGAATCTGGTCCAACCAATCGGCAACTCGCCAAGGCTTTGGTAGCAGAGGCTCATCGAAATCTCATTGAGTGGGACCCTGGTAATGCGGGTCGATTCCAGCCTGTCTTGGAACTTCTTGGAACCCCTGGAACGAATATGGGCCAATCCTCGTAA
- a CDS encoding MBL fold metallo-hydrolase → MVERPWNVHIVEESFPLGPPLSLIVLGSGTSQGVPLIGCSCKVCTSVDPRDHRFRASVFLTNGKEAYLIDTAPELRLQCLREGIEHVDAVLYTHAHADHTIGFDDLRRFCDESGKPIPILGPEETLVALQRMFPYAFDGPAEPTGYVRAVPHAIRENFLLGSFEVSPLPVIHGKVATFGYLFCASGRKLLAYVPDCHAFTEEAWCKAQGVEVLIIDGLRDHPHPTHLSSSEALRIAERLGAGFTLLTHLTHHASHRDRSRNLPPTARVAYDGLRLRWTERPYCIGMWGPQWRPMPRWESQP, encoded by the coding sequence ATGGTTGAGCGCCCATGGAACGTCCACATCGTCGAGGAGAGCTTTCCCTTAGGGCCTCCTCTTTCGCTCATTGTCCTGGGGAGCGGAACTTCGCAGGGCGTTCCTTTGATTGGATGTTCGTGCAAGGTTTGTACTTCTGTAGACCCAAGGGATCATCGGTTTCGGGCCTCCGTCTTTTTGACCAATGGAAAGGAAGCTTATCTCATCGACACGGCTCCCGAACTGCGCCTTCAATGTTTGCGGGAGGGAATCGAGCACGTGGACGCGGTTCTGTACACTCATGCCCATGCGGATCATACGATAGGCTTTGATGATTTACGCCGTTTCTGTGACGAATCGGGAAAACCGATCCCGATCTTGGGTCCCGAGGAAACTCTGGTGGCTTTGCAACGGATGTTCCCGTATGCCTTTGACGGACCGGCCGAACCCACAGGCTACGTACGGGCCGTCCCGCATGCGATCCGGGAAAACTTTTTGCTTGGAAGCTTTGAGGTAAGTCCCCTACCCGTCATCCACGGCAAGGTCGCTACCTTTGGATACCTCTTTTGCGCCTCAGGGCGAAAGCTTTTGGCCTACGTTCCTGATTGTCACGCTTTTACGGAGGAAGCCTGGTGCAAGGCCCAGGGGGTGGAAGTTTTGATCATTGACGGTCTTCGGGACCACCCTCACCCTACCCATCTGAGCTCTTCTGAGGCCCTGAGGATCGCGGAAAGATTAGGAGCGGGATTTACGCTCCTTACCCATCTCACCCACCATGCTTCCCATCGGGATCGCTCGCGAAACCTTCCGCCCACGGCCCGGGTTGCCTACGACGGATTGCGGTTGCGCTGGACCGAGCGCCCGTATTGCATAGGCATGTGGGGACCCCAGTGGAGACCAATGCCCCGGTGGGAAAGCCAACCATGA
- a CDS encoding TatD family hydrolase has protein sequence MRLVDTHVHLDFPEFDVDRDQVMVRAACEGVHSIVGVSVDLDSSRRLLGLAQQYPALRVTVGIHPAYVGKGKNDANLWNELEHLAQEPKVVALGETGLDFHRLPQDPVETEAIRMAQRTAFQAHLQLAAKLGLPLVIHQRDAWEETWELLEPYRGKVRAVFHCFGGTWEQAERILRAGWKLSFTGTVTFRKSQALRALAAQLPEESFMIETDAPFLAPEPWRGRRNEPAWVIHVARVLAQARQQSVETIAELTTQNAVCFFALEG, from the coding sequence ATGAGGTTAGTCGATACCCACGTTCACCTAGACTTTCCCGAATTTGATGTCGATCGGGACCAAGTGATGGTCCGGGCGGCCTGTGAGGGGGTCCATTCCATCGTTGGCGTAAGTGTCGACCTTGATTCTAGCCGTCGCCTTCTGGGCCTTGCGCAACAATATCCGGCTCTTCGGGTAACCGTTGGGATCCATCCTGCCTATGTGGGAAAAGGGAAAAACGATGCAAACTTGTGGAATGAACTGGAGCACCTTGCCCAGGAGCCCAAGGTGGTAGCCTTGGGAGAAACCGGGCTTGATTTCCATCGTCTTCCCCAAGATCCGGTCGAGACGGAAGCCATTCGGATGGCCCAGCGGACGGCCTTCCAAGCGCACCTGCAATTGGCAGCCAAGCTGGGTCTTCCCCTGGTCATTCACCAGAGGGACGCTTGGGAGGAAACCTGGGAACTGCTGGAGCCCTATCGGGGAAAGGTGCGTGCGGTTTTTCACTGTTTTGGCGGGACCTGGGAGCAAGCCGAAAGAATCCTCCGGGCGGGTTGGAAGCTCTCGTTCACGGGAACGGTAACCTTTCGAAAGTCGCAGGCATTGCGGGCGCTGGCGGCCCAGCTCCCTGAAGAGTCTTTCATGATTGAAACCGACGCCCCTTTTCTGGCACCGGAGCCCTGGCGGGGGAGACGAAACGAACCGGCGTGGGTGATTCACGTGGCTCGGGTGCTGGCGCAAGCACGCCAGCAGAGTGTGGAAACAATTGCCGAACTGACCACCCAGAACGCCGTTTGCTTTTTTGCGTTGGAGGGTTGA
- the ilvD gene encoding dihydroxy-acid dehydratase: MSNSEISQGLRGKRYSRVVVEGPERAPNRAMLHAVGFRQQDFQKPILGVASTWSMVTPCNMHLDLLAREVARGIEEAGSKAILFNTIAVSDGISMGTEGMRYSLVSREVIADSIETVVGCQGMDGLVGIGGCDKTIPGCLIAMARLNRPSVFLYGGSIVPGNWRGAPVDIVSVFEAVGAYARGAVTEKELAELEACAIPGPGSCGGMYTANTMACAAEALGMSLPNSASNLAISEAKKTDAFESGRLLVRLVERELRPRDILTRKAFENAITVVTALGGSTNAVLHLLAIAHAAGVRLRIDDFQRIGRRVPVLADLKPSGRFVMADLSRVGGIAPLMRELLRRDRLHGDCLTITGKTLAENLEAFPDYPTDQEVVRPWESPLKRRGHILVLRGNLAPGGAIAKLSGQEPKSFTGRARVFDCEEEALAKILDGTVSKGEVIVIRYEGPKGGPGMREMLAPTAAVMGRGLGRDVALVTDGRFSGGSHGFVVGHVCPEAYEGGPIAVVQNGDLITVDADKREITLHVTPRELAGRLRRWRRPPPRFTQGVLAKFAALVSPASLGAVTDRKGVG; the protein is encoded by the coding sequence ATGTCGAATTCGGAGATTTCTCAAGGCCTTCGCGGTAAACGCTACTCGCGAGTCGTGGTCGAGGGGCCCGAGCGGGCCCCGAATCGAGCGATGCTCCACGCGGTAGGTTTCCGGCAGCAAGACTTCCAAAAACCCATTCTGGGCGTGGCTTCTACCTGGAGCATGGTCACTCCATGCAACATGCACCTGGATCTTCTGGCCCGGGAAGTCGCCCGTGGCATCGAAGAAGCAGGCAGTAAAGCCATCTTGTTTAATACGATCGCTGTCTCAGACGGGATTTCCATGGGCACAGAAGGAATGAGATACTCTTTGGTCAGCCGGGAGGTGATTGCCGACTCGATCGAAACGGTCGTGGGCTGTCAGGGAATGGATGGGCTGGTGGGAATTGGCGGGTGTGACAAAACGATTCCAGGCTGTTTGATCGCCATGGCCCGACTCAACCGGCCCAGCGTTTTCCTCTACGGCGGCAGCATTGTTCCGGGCAACTGGCGGGGTGCGCCGGTGGATATTGTTTCGGTTTTTGAAGCGGTGGGAGCCTATGCCCGGGGTGCCGTTACGGAAAAGGAGCTGGCCGAGCTGGAGGCGTGCGCCATTCCAGGGCCTGGGTCCTGTGGGGGAATGTATACGGCCAATACGATGGCTTGTGCTGCGGAGGCACTCGGGATGAGTCTTCCCAATAGCGCTAGTAACCTTGCCATATCGGAAGCCAAGAAAACCGACGCTTTTGAGTCGGGCCGCTTGCTTGTACGGCTTGTGGAACGGGAGCTCCGTCCGAGGGACATTCTTACGAGAAAAGCCTTCGAAAACGCGATTACGGTGGTTACCGCACTTGGTGGTTCGACCAACGCAGTGTTGCATCTTTTGGCCATCGCGCATGCGGCAGGTGTGAGGCTTCGGATCGACGATTTTCAACGAATCGGAAGGCGGGTTCCCGTTTTAGCCGACCTCAAGCCAAGTGGTCGTTTCGTTATGGCCGACTTGAGCCGAGTCGGGGGGATAGCACCGCTTATGCGCGAGCTGTTACGCCGGGACCGGCTCCACGGGGATTGTCTGACGATTACGGGAAAGACCCTGGCGGAAAATCTGGAAGCCTTTCCGGACTATCCGACGGACCAGGAGGTGGTTCGCCCTTGGGAATCCCCTCTGAAACGCAGGGGGCATATCCTAGTACTGCGCGGGAACCTGGCTCCGGGCGGAGCCATTGCCAAGCTCAGCGGGCAGGAACCCAAATCCTTTACCGGGCGGGCTCGGGTATTTGATTGCGAAGAGGAGGCGTTGGCCAAGATCCTGGATGGTACCGTGAGCAAGGGTGAGGTGATTGTCATTCGTTATGAGGGGCCAAAAGGAGGTCCAGGAATGCGGGAGATGCTCGCTCCCACTGCGGCTGTTATGGGCAGAGGCTTGGGCCGAGATGTGGCACTGGTTACCGACGGGCGTTTTTCGGGTGGGAGTCACGGGTTTGTGGTCGGGCATGTGTGCCCGGAGGCTTATGAAGGGGGGCCGATTGCCGTAGTTCAAAACGGCGATTTGATCACAGTCGATGCCGACAAGCGGGAGATAACTTTGCACGTTACGCCACGGGAATTAGCGGGAAGATTGCGGAGATGGCGTAGACCTCCTCCACGCTTCACGCAAGGAGTTCTGGCCAAATTTGCTGCACTGGTTTCCCCGGCGAGTCTGGGAGCTGTCACCGACCGAAAAGGGGTTGGCTAG
- a CDS encoding cation diffusion facilitator family transporter translates to MGDSARLARYWLVTLGADAGLALLKAVAGWQGHSYALLADSLESAFDMAGAVVAWAALRFSLQPPDANHPYGHGKADPLFGILSSGLLGCMAAVVGVRSALALAGADFEPPRFFTLPVLLVAVGIKEALFRMFRPKAGDFSSHILRVTAWHQRADVVTSLVAVVGISLSTFFSPGFLWADRAAGLLASLWVGGNALRSFWLAAGELMDVAVPKELQEKIQREAACVEGVCEIEKCRIRKSGAALLLDVHVRVDPEITVREGHAIAHAVKDRLCSSAFPIQDVVVHIEPAESLGERASLGEASRHKKTIARTNEPGGA, encoded by the coding sequence ATGGGAGACTCGGCGAGGCTTGCCCGCTACTGGTTGGTAACCCTTGGGGCGGATGCAGGCCTGGCTCTCCTCAAGGCAGTGGCAGGATGGCAGGGTCACTCGTATGCCCTTTTAGCCGATTCACTGGAATCGGCCTTTGACATGGCGGGAGCCGTGGTAGCCTGGGCAGCACTCCGGTTCTCTCTTCAGCCGCCGGACGCGAACCATCCGTACGGGCATGGAAAGGCTGATCCCCTCTTTGGAATTCTTTCATCGGGTCTTCTGGGGTGCATGGCTGCCGTCGTCGGGGTTCGATCGGCGCTGGCCCTGGCCGGGGCTGACTTCGAGCCGCCGCGTTTCTTTACGCTTCCCGTGCTTTTGGTAGCGGTGGGGATTAAGGAAGCGCTTTTTCGGATGTTTCGTCCCAAGGCAGGGGATTTTTCCAGCCATATTCTCCGGGTCACTGCTTGGCACCAACGAGCCGATGTCGTGACTTCTCTGGTTGCCGTTGTGGGTATTTCTCTTTCGACTTTTTTCTCGCCGGGGTTCCTTTGGGCGGATCGAGCGGCCGGTCTTTTGGCAAGCCTCTGGGTGGGTGGAAACGCCCTGCGTTCCTTTTGGTTGGCGGCCGGGGAGCTTATGGATGTGGCGGTTCCTAAGGAGCTGCAGGAAAAAATTCAAAGGGAGGCAGCCTGTGTGGAGGGTGTTTGTGAAATTGAGAAGTGCCGGATTCGCAAAAGCGGAGCGGCTCTCCTGCTAGACGTTCATGTACGTGTCGACCCGGAGATTACCGTTCGAGAGGGACACGCGATTGCCCACGCCGTGAAGGATCGGTTGTGCAGTTCTGCCTTCCCCATCCAGGACGTGGTCGTCCATATTGAGCCTGCGGAAAGCTTAGGAGAAAGGGCCTCCCTCGGGGAGGCCTCCCGTCACAAGAAAACGATCGCCCGGACAAACGAACCTGGTGGGGCATAG